From Salvelinus namaycush isolate Seneca chromosome 27, SaNama_1.0, whole genome shotgun sequence, the proteins below share one genomic window:
- the LOC120022571 gene encoding tapasin-like yields the protein MDNISTIYKLSFLAFTCFIHVYGTSCPVLECWFVQEKPGRGGGFPAAMIQEKSLLYINTDSETKSQQEPSADINHDRVYYITDPAAILCSSSLHPPEGSVHKPQCEINPFMPQPSTVQWAVPLTDSAHSPIYLQADWYSAALQGLDGQLGLSSVMRAPTATKEPTVVLSVSSRTPLVRSRLGEPVVLDCGFWMEATSPLSGSGFAVEWRYQFRGDGRLVLAYDGKTDRFAETKEKGAGLDFTALHETGNASLILQEAEVRHTGTYICTVYLPYLLAQVAVELEIVEPPSLSIFPSPLPLSVPGQVVKVQCEASGFFPLSLEFHWELTGPDGKVRPLGQGSVTGHRQGPDNTYSQTTRLELDSAKLDLGRGGEVTCVAVHPGGTRRASVTLNVIGVNGPSIEDSMAMVAVALGLYGLIKIVSWTFNSGSDDTNSQEKKVK from the exons CTATGGGACAAGCTGTCCAGTTCTGGAGTGCTGGTTTGTCCAGGAGAAACCAGGTCGAGGTGGTGGATTCCCTGCTGCAATGATTCAGGAGAAGTCACTACTGTATATCAATACAGACTCAGAAACCAAGTCACAGCAGGAACCATCTGCAGACATCAACCATGATAGAGTCTACTACATCACTG acCCAGCAGCCATCCTCTGCAGTTCCTCTCTGCACCCACCAGAGGGCTCAGTCCATAAACCACAGTGTGAGATAAACCCCTTCATGCCCCAGCCCTCCACCGTTCAATGGGCAGTCCCGCTCACTGACTCTGCCCACAGTCCTATCTACCTGCAAGCTGACTGGTACTCTGCAGCCTTGCAGGGCCTTGACGGACAGCTGGGCCTGTCCAGTGTCATGCGTGCTCCCACGGCAACCAAGGAACCCACTG tggtGCTCAGTGTGTCCAGTCGAACCCCCTTGGTCCGTTCCAGACTCGGGGAACCGGTGGTTCTAGACTGTGGGTTCTGGATGGAGGCCACTtctcctctctctggctctggctTCGCCGTGGAGTGGCGCTACCAGTTCAGGGGCGATGGACGTCTGGTCCTGGCCTACGACGGAAAGACTGACCGATTTGCCGAGACCAAGGAAAAGGGAGCGGGGCTAGACTTCACGGCTCTGCACGAGACAGGAAATGCATCACTGATCCTGCAGGAAGCTGAAGTGCGCCACACAGGAACCTACATCTGCACGGTGTACTTGCCATATCTCCTGGCTCAGGTGGCAGTGGAGCTGGAGATTGTAG aGCCTCCGTCCCTCTCCATCTTCCCCTCCCCGCTCCCTCTCTCCGTGCCCGGCCAGGTGGTGAAGGTGCAATGCGAGGCGTCAGgattcttccccctctccctggaGTTCCACTGGGAGTTAACAGGGCCTGACGGTAAGGTCAGGCCCCTGGGTCAAGGCAGCGTGACAGGCCACAGGCAGGGCCCAGACAACACCTACAGCCAGACCACCCGTCTGGAGTTAGACTCAGCCAAGCTGGACCTTGGCCGTGGAGGGGAGGTCACCTGTGTGGCCGTCCATCCTGGAGGCACCCGGCGGGCCAGCGTCACCCTCAATGTCATCG GTGTTAATGGTCCCTCCATTGAAGACTCCATGGCGATGGTTGCCGTGGCCCTGGGGCTCTATGGTTTGATCAAGATCGTCTCCTGGACATTTAACTCTG